In the genome of Malania oleifera isolate guangnan ecotype guangnan chromosome 5, ASM2987363v1, whole genome shotgun sequence, the window TTCAAAAGAATAAAATATCCTCTGTTTCATAATTGAAACAAATGCAAATAAATTCATGCATTAATTCACAACTTAAGGAAACCATTAACACAAAAAGCACACTAATCATTTTGGGACATTCGAAAGGTGCCAACCAAGCTTATATGCATCACACTGGACAAAAACAAAAGATTGGTCTATGCCTAATCTTGGCCTAACCAAACCAAAGCATCAAAACCAGAGCAACCTATATTTCATTCTACTCAATAATGCAATCTAATTACAGATAGCAATGCAatctatcatcatcatcatcaaaacCCAAACCCCACCAAAGGATTCTCCTATTAATCACTATTGATTCTAcatttagtgaaaaaaaaaattcattttgaagAGCAGAGTCGAGAAGAAACAACTTGGAAGCCAATAAAAAATCGGCAGACATGAACTCTTTTGAGACACCACATTCAAAGCTGGCTCCTTGAGGGACGGACCACAAGTCAAAAGACGGAAAAGGAACAGTCCACTAAATTACTATTTGCTGCTACTGCTACCATTATTGGATAACTTTAGGCTGCATTATTCATAAGTTCATATGCATCTCTCAGTCTCATTCTACTTTCCCAAAGGAAAGCTAAAAATAGAACCTGACCCCATCTGCAATCTGCTCCTACACTCTTTGCCCAATAATAAATCCATGAAAAAGATACCTTTTTTTAATTAGagttgaaaaataaaaacatattccCCATTCCAACTCTGCAGCCTGCAATGTCACCCACCTTCTTTTTTCCCTTTCAAGCTTCCaggcaattaaaaaaaaatcagtcccaCTCCCAGCCCAGATACAGAATCATGTTTCAGTTCTGATACAGTCTGTGTTACCCACGAGCATCAATAATCACATCTCttctttgtaaaaatatataataaaaaacaaACAAGCTAGGTCAAAACCCTAGTTTATTAAATCAAGGCACACTGtataactataatatatataattgtagAGACAGAAGATATATAGACATAGAACCCATCAGCATCAACCTTAATCTCTTCTAAGCCAAGCATACATCGAAATTCATCCATATATAAAGAAAGGGAAGATGGATAATCATATCAAGGGAGGAGAATGAAGATAATAGTAAAACCCATTAAAGAGAACAGTTCTTGAAACCATATTAGAAGTAAGAACTAAGCAGAAAACAACCCCTTCTTCTGAAAACACCAATACTTGTACCAGCAAAAACACAAAACAGCAAAACTAAAGCAGCATTAAGGAGGCTCAGCATGTAAAAAATACACCTTTAGCCTCTCTGGTTGAAACATTTCAGCGAGCACTATTAGGGCATTCTCGCGCAAAATGCCCTTCCCCGCCGCAGTTGTAGCAGCCTCCGCCACCGCCGCCTCCTCCGCCACCGTACCTTCCTCCGCCACCACCTCCGCCTCCGTAACTACAGTCCCTCGCCATGTGCCCCGTCTCCCCGCAGCTAAAACACGCCCCCCCACCGCCGCCGCCGCCTCCATAACCACCGCCATATCCACCACCGCGTCCGCCTCTTCCACCGCCCCTTCCTCCACCGTACCCACCTCCGCCGCCGTATCCGCCTCCTCCGTACCCGCCGCCGCCGCTGCCGCGGCCTCCCCTACCGCCACCGTAGGAGTCCCTACGGCTGCCCTGAACGGGGGACTCATCAGGGCCGGTCACGTCGACGGCCTTGGTACGTCCGTCGTCGCCGGACTCGACCACGTACTCGACGGTCTCCCCCTCGCCGAGGCTGCGAAAGCCGTCGGATCTGATCGAGGATTGGTGCACGAACAGATCTTCGCTGCCATCGTTGGGGGTTATGAAGCCAAAACCCTTCTGGTCGCTGAACCACTTCACCGTTCCGCTCGATCTACTCATCGTCTACGGATTAAACCTTCGCTCactaaagcaaaaaccctagaaCCAGCGGCAGAGAGAGAactctctttccctctcttcctctttatctctctctccctctctctatttTCTCAATGGGCTCTGGGCTTTATATCGAAAACTTTGGAAATACAAGGAATAGAAAATGACCTTTTCAACAGTCTTTGTTGGGTTGCAATTCGCATCGGCCCCTTTTGCTTATCCATTGTCCTTGCGACGGCTGAGcccactttttttctttttttttttgtatttttctcaaGCCCATCGTACGGCTGGGGATTCCCCATCATCTCTTCCTCTCCCTCCACCGTCCGATTATCATCATCGCTCGACCTCgtacaaaaaaattattaaatacatCGAGCGTATACAATATTCTAATCTTTCATTGGGTATTCAATTTTCTCACCATTGACTTGTCATTTGTGTAATACGTAAAAGGTTAGATGTATTGAATATCTCCTATCGATATACTAGAGTAAATTTGCGATATTGTTATTGCTAAGGTTTATTTGTAACACgtgattattatttatttattttgttaaatttttcgATAAATTAGAATCTTACTAAACTTAGAATGTACAATCCAAGAGTCTTTGATTTTACCATTTTCTttcttaaatttaatatttttattagagACTCGCGTCTGATTCAAAGAATAAGGTTTTATATGAATAAAATGGGACGAAAAATTAGAGTGAAAAAATCACTTACATTTCATTTGAAAGTCAAATAtgcaaaattaaattaaattgaagatataaaaccaaattaaatgaaagaaaataatCGGGAAGCCCTTTTTCTAAATCAAGAAGATGATACGAGATTATTGAGAACTAATTGCTCCATTCAATTACATTTTTTTGCCTTTTGTGCTTTCTCCTATCTttgtaaattaaattattttatttttttaaattttaataataaagttaTTGTGTAATATGTCTCTGTCCGACTTAGAATAATAATATTCCAAAGATCCACGACTGTGAATTTATAATCAATCCACTATATCAAAACgatgaaatataaaatattttaatacttACCCACCAATATAATTTATCAATTCgaaatgaaattaatttttttgtccGGATATAATATTGGGTTTCTATTTCTGCATAATTTTgattcaatttattttattttattttaatcttaAAATATTTTGTCGATAATTTAATTACACAAATGAGGCAGCACACAAtggctaaaaatattttttaatctaCTAAGTGGATAATAAAAAACTATAACTTTTAGTACTTTGTTTTTCGATTGGAGCTGTgtagatattttattttatgtgggTTAAacaaaattatagaaataaataaatgattGGAGGGAAATGAGAGTCAAAGTCATGGTGGCTGTTGAGACGGGACTTGTCAATGGCAATGGGAAAGCGTGTCCTGTCGTTCCAACTTCCAACTGGAGCACTGCATGCTTTCTACCCTTTATCATCTCaactttaattttatatatacatataatttaatTCATCTAACAAttccaaaatcattttaaaatttttttttgaattaacaTAAATTATGTCTCACGAGAATTAGATTCATATTTAGTACGGAGTTATTTTTATATAACCTAATTTCTTCAAACTTGGGCAGATCAGTGAAACTCAAAATTGAATGGTTttcttttaatgttttttttaaatattgtcAGGTGTCCACGTGCATTTTACGCTTCGTGACTATTACCACGCCTTATGAAGCTAGCCCCACAACGCCATAGGAAAGGTAAATTTAATAGTTCAAGGGCGATAATCTAACCCGAGAGGCTTACTACAAGCTGACCGTCGAGTGGCACTCTCAGGAAATGCCTTACCACCTGAACTACTCCCTAGGGGCATCTTCTTTAAATTCTTGCCCCTCCTTGAAATGGGATTCGGGGTTTGAACTCAGGATAGTGACATTACGTACTGTATTTTTTTGGCATTGTTATTTGAATAGATCATGAAGACCTTTTAGaaacttattttgaaaaatctcaACAGTGTAAAAATGATTGATTTTAACATTTGTGCTTATCCCAATAAGTTTGCTATAAAATTTTTTAGTATAATTCACATcaatttatcttctttttttttttctttggcatgCCCCTCAATCTCTACAAGTTTCCCATAAGTTAAATTAACCATGCACAACAAAGACACTATATAAATGTCCGTACTCAATTCTTATCGAAATCAAAtcgaaaaaattaattttcaaacatACGGCAATAGTTTAGTGCAActataaactaaaattttatgaGTTAACTATAAACTGAAATTTTACGATTTAACTCAAATATCACTCGACTCTAAAtataaaattcatattttaaaaaaacataaaataaatttgCAAGCCCAAATGTAAATCAAGCCCTTCCAAATGTGCAGACAAGGCCCAAGGGTAGCCCGCCCATACAACTAGAATGAAGAGCTTTACTCAATGCAATGATTGGAAGGTTAGATAGGGTTTTATATGGGAAGGGAGGGAGCTTCTATTCTTCCTCCAACCAACGTGGGACAAAGGTTCCCACAAGCCAATTCCCCAACCAACTTCCACTCCAATACACTTTTTCCACATAgccaaaatgaaaattttgagagTCATGCATCTTGTAAATCCCTTCCCACTCCTTCCTTATCTTGAGCACAGTCAACAACCCATATTTAAttagttaaaaaaattaattaattaaataaagtaTTAAATGGTTTCAATTATATAATTAAACAAATAATATATTTTGTAGTACACATatacaatattaaaaataatcattttaaaattttttacacCCCTACCTAGTCCCGCACTCCCTAGCCAAAtatatgatacatatatatattaagtaattatattgatatatatatatatatatatatatatatattatttaaatcggtttttctatttttttggtttggttatgttttgaaatcaaaattgaaaatttatttttttgagaaTTGAAATCGAAACTAGGAACCGAAAAGCTGAACTACTTTTGATTTCGGTCTGATTTTcaatttttcggtaatttttgtataCCCTTACCTATCACTAAGAGCTTTGAAAGTAGACCTGacaaaatgaataaaatttagTTAATCTCAACTGAATCCAACCCGCTTAAATTGACTCATAATCAATTCACACATTAAATAAGTCacatatgatttaaattttttttatctgcCTCTAAATGAGTCAGTTGATGGATTTAGGATTTTATCCGATAGATATCACCTATTCGCTAACAATTAATGTTTAAATTCATTAATAATCTCATATGCTCTTACTTATTAGGCATTAATTCAATTAGCATAAGCTCTATTGATCAAGGCCTACTCCCACACTCTCAACTTTGAACTACTCGATGCGTCTCTAGGTTTACCCTATGCCCATATTCAAACTCAAATCCAAATACTTAGTTTTCTTGTGatcaaaacaaaaatttttaaattcatgttatgaaaaattaaaaaatatttaattttgtgattagttactaaatgttaaatatattaccaaattataattttaaaaataatttcaattattgtgttacaaaataaattgtccatcaaatggtaaaaaaaaaaatagattaggGAAGGGAATGATAGATTATCCGTTATCCCGCACGAATTATCTGATACGAATCGTCATAAATTTGTaacttaaatgagtcgaatatagATTGTAATATCCTCACCCGATAATTTGCCTAATCTACCACTAATTATTAGACACAATTCGTTTTGTCAAGTCTACTTTGTAGGGACTCGAACCCTACTTGGAGAGTGGAGATGAATCATTTGAGCCATTGGTTGGTTCTAATTTAATATTCTCTCTTTTTGTCATTTTTCTATACAACATTTAATAAGTTGAGGAAAAAATAGCCACTTTACTATTTTTCAcacatttatttaatttaaaataataataaaataaaaaacactaacaaaaatataaaacttttcctgaaaatataaaaattttatggGCGTCCTAAGATTTCAAATGTGATATGGACCTTATTGAGGGAAGAAGGACGAATTCATTATCTCAATGGATTACTCGAGAGCTCAAAGGGTCTCAAATATCATcgttttaataataataataatgggtaAACTATACTTACCTTCTTAaggtttaataaaaaaaatatttttcttgaagtTTTAAAAATCTTAGAGATCTCCGTGACATTTAATCTTTTGATCACACACtcaaaaaatttgtttttggGTCAATATAAAGGAAAGTTTGTCTTTTTAGCAAACTTGAGGGAACTACTATGAAAGCTTTAAAATCTTAACCTTATATTTGGAGAGACTTTAGATTTGAATTCATATTTGATTTatataagatgtaatataaaattttaatgaaatttgttcaaatcaaccaaaaatcaaaatttaaaatcagaAATTTATACTCCCGAACGCTACATAGATGAGGTTTTTAAggtttttgaaatctaaaaaaaactccctatttttttgtcaaatttctGGAGACATAAGCGTCTTTTATCATAGAAAATGATCTCATAAAAATGATTTAAGTGATAAACTCCAAATTATTTAGATTTAAAATGGGATTAAATCTTGAAGATTTtgactttttatttaaaattatgcCTTAGTATTttatacagaaaaaaaaaaaaaattaatacctaTCCTAAGAAATTAGTTGAATGTGGTATAAATAACATACAACATTTATAAAAAGacaacaataatagtaataataataatttaaatttcattcTTATCCCATTTTGCCAACGCAATCGACCCTAAATCACATATGACAAATGACAATTGCGACAACGCTCACCGGTGCAGGGGGGATTGATTTGACCCAGTGAAGCTGCTTGCGTCAGTCCGAAGCTAAGGGAAGCAGCTAGGCTAGGGTAGGGTAGGCTAGCCAGGGGTAGGGCACCAATAGAGTTCATCAATGTCTTATCCCTAAATTTGCAGCAATAGAAAAAAGATTACCACATCATTTTATTGCTACACAAAAGGCAAGCTATTTCTAGTTATTTCTTTCCTTAACTGTACCCACCCCAAAAATCCCCCACTTCAATCCCTCTTTgcttatttattatatatatatatatatatatatatatatatatatatatattatataacataaacaaataataatatatgacATAGAAATGAAGCTACCacaattatttttcaataaacatttttaaattaaaatataatttttcattattaaaataaTTGACCAATAAATGCCTAAATGCATACCTTCTACTACCAAAAAAAAGCGCGCTATACAAAGAAGAAAGACATCTCATTCTTATATAATATTTTACTGTTGCAAtggtttattttttcatattccATAATTTATGCATTAGAGTGATCATTCGGAATACACTTTTGTCCTTTAAATCTCTCTCATTTGAATCTTTATAGGTGGTCAAGATCAAGATTGATCGACATTTTCTAAATAATTTTTGgcgtatatataattttttaaaaacaaacataaatttaaatgGGAAAAACACCATTGAAGAAAAAGGCTTGTTGTTAAAAACACTAATTTAATTTATCTAACCACATTGGCAAACACTAATCTAGTTGGACTCTCACCTCAATTGATCAAAACCCAAATCTTTACCTTAActgatttaaatttaaaaaaaatcaaattctcATGTTTAAAGAAAGCTTTTAATCATTGACTACTAAAATAAGTTATATAGCACCACATGGCTAGTTTCTAATTATaagttttatttcttacatagAATTTTCGGTAATTAGTTAGCCTAAAGTTTACCACGATTCAAGAACAACACATTTTCATAGTCATTACGTAGTATAAGTTG includes:
- the LOC131155331 gene encoding glycine-rich protein 2, with amino-acid sequence MSRSSGTVKWFSDQKGFGFITPNDGSEDLFVHQSSIRSDGFRSLGEGETVEYVVESGDDGRTKAVDVTGPDESPVQGSRRDSYGGGRGGRGSGGGGYGGGGYGGGGGYGGGRGGGRGGRGGGYGGGYGGGGGGGGACFSCGETGHMARDCSYGGGGGGGGRYGGGGGGGGGGCYNCGGEGHFARECPNSAR